From Polaribacter butkevichii, a single genomic window includes:
- a CDS encoding sulfatase family protein produces the protein MKTILRTLSILSICICFSCSNAKKNDKTIANADTNSIKKPNVLIILTDQLRTQATGYGGDPNIKTPHIDKLASMSANFKNAVSGMPVCTPFKASLITGQRPLTNGMFMNDVQLDTNAVSMGKIYTNAGYNTGFIGKWHMDGHGRLRFIPPGNRRQGFQFWKANECTHNYNGSVYFDNNDPTPKKWEGYDTFSQTDAAIDFMSAKKDDNNPFLLVLSWGTPHAPYHSAPKKYKDMFLPDSLELRPNIPKNMEKKVRKDLAGYYAHVAAIDDMIAKIMETLKKNNQLDNTIIVFTSDHGDLLGSHGAYKKQQPYDESIRTPMLFYIPESLGIKAGNRNAVFNSEDILPTLLGLSNMPIPESVEGINYTAYLEGKDDTVGKETIITCVQPFGQWNRPKRHGKEYRGLVTQKYTYVKDLEGPWLLFDNDADPYQMNNLVNNKEYTDIQSDLESRLIKRLKANGDEFLPGAHYLEKWNIKVNEEGTVPYRHLN, from the coding sequence ATGAAAACAATTTTAAGAACACTTAGTATATTATCAATATGTATTTGTTTCTCATGCAGTAATGCAAAGAAAAATGATAAAACAATAGCAAATGCAGATACAAATAGCATAAAAAAACCAAATGTTCTTATCATTTTAACAGACCAATTAAGAACTCAAGCCACAGGCTATGGGGGCGACCCAAATATTAAAACACCACACATAGATAAATTAGCCTCTATGAGTGCTAATTTTAAAAATGCCGTTTCTGGTATGCCTGTTTGTACACCTTTTAAAGCATCGTTAATAACAGGGCAAAGACCATTAACAAATGGTATGTTTATGAACGATGTGCAATTAGATACCAATGCGGTTTCTATGGGTAAAATATATACTAATGCTGGTTATAATACAGGTTTTATTGGTAAATGGCATATGGATGGTCATGGTAGGTTACGTTTTATTCCGCCAGGAAATAGAAGACAAGGTTTTCAGTTTTGGAAAGCGAATGAATGTACGCATAATTATAACGGTTCTGTTTATTTTGATAATAATGATCCTACACCAAAGAAATGGGAAGGGTACGATACTTTTTCGCAAACCGATGCTGCTATAGATTTTATGAGTGCTAAAAAAGATGATAACAATCCGTTTTTACTGGTGTTATCTTGGGGAACACCACATGCACCGTATCATTCTGCTCCAAAAAAATATAAAGATATGTTTTTGCCAGATAGTTTAGAGCTTAGACCAAATATTCCTAAAAATATGGAAAAGAAAGTGCGTAAAGATTTAGCAGGGTATTACGCGCATGTTGCAGCTATTGATGATATGATTGCTAAAATAATGGAAACTCTAAAAAAGAATAATCAATTAGATAATACCATTATTGTTTTTACCTCAGATCATGGAGATCTATTAGGGTCTCACGGAGCGTATAAAAAGCAACAACCGTATGATGAATCTATAAGAACGCCTATGTTATTTTATATTCCAGAATCTTTAGGTATAAAAGCAGGTAATAGAAATGCTGTTTTTAATTCAGAAGATATTCTGCCTACATTATTAGGCTTATCAAATATGCCTATTCCAGAAAGTGTTGAAGGAATAAACTATACAGCTTATTTAGAAGGAAAAGACGATACGGTTGGTAAAGAAACCATTATTACTTGTGTACAACCATTTGGGCAATGGAATAGACCAAAACGCCATGGTAAAGAGTATAGAGGTTTAGTTACTCAAAAGTATACGTATGTAAAAGATTTAGAAGGGCCTTGGTTGTTGTTTGATAATGATGCCGACCCTTACCAAATGAATAATTTAGTAAATAATAAAGAATATACAGACATACAGTCAGATTTAGAAAGCCGTTTGATAAAACGTTTAAAAGCGAATGGAGATGAATTTTTACCAGGGGCGCATTATCTAGAAAAATGGAATATTAAAGTAAATGAAGAAGGAACCGTACCATACAGACATCTAAATTAG
- a CDS encoding SusC/RagA family TonB-linked outer membrane protein — MKQNLKKERSVKGFLLLLLLVFSAFTNTNLHAQQPISGVVADTGGLPVPGVSIIQKGTTNGVVTDFDGKYSLKLIAGAKTLVFSYLGFETQEVVVGSKSTIDVTLKDSAESLDEIVIIGYAPVSRKKVLGSVATVKSAEVVQATPVGAFDAVQGKLAGVQILSNGGPGGGFDIRVRGVSTFSSGGTTPLYVVDGQQLDDIDNIDPNDIESLEVLKDGATAAVYGSKAANGVVLITTKSGKNGELKVDITNVTGINSLVGDLRLANANQRIDYDKASASNTIALSYNERDSLSLINRNSFDVQKMITRPAVRQQTNVAVSGGGDKLKFYWNTGFLKENGIVINSGYKRINTLLKGDMTFSKKLKVGVKVNLSFEEKFGLSEGSVFTHLVQRIPYYPIFEPNGEYSPEIFGRQNPLAETLIENKTRDYRTQFFGYAQLELFPKLTLKSTFGINNRLRKFNGYVPFIAINPNSSIPFPQVRETFTNSYDIQQENFLNYSNSWGDHSLGAFAGVSTQRYSGENLDLEAYLLSDAVQSLNNIDVASLSVRRGAAENSRHALYGMFAGFNYDYKNRYLLSATYRRDGSSRFGENNKFGDFPSLSVGWRVSNEEFLKDNNLISDLKLKASYGVVGNERISNYDFTGALTPGYVYNNINGVAPTRLGNPDLKWEETTSLNLGFELGMFKNRFNLNVDLWEKKTTDLLANLPLPEESGFSSIRTNVGAINNRGIDVALSGTIIKKKNFSWNSSFNISYLENEVVKLSGGTPFFSGKGNSTYIEEGQPLGNINGWKNLGVFQYDESNAYTPEGVRLNPNFDETGSFVNYTLNGAEYTGTVAQMKNAGKVLLGGDIIWEDLNNDFDITADDRQTIGNGLANVFGGFTNNFKYKNFGFSFLFDYSFGNDIYRYWDEDRNDLNTGGETPGPDRIEGAWRNQGDVTVYPRLTRSHTQNRERPNSFFVTEGDYIKLRYIRLNYDVPNTVMSKIKGVSKISLNLAVNNVLTWTNYIGFNPELGSRGNPLAPGIDELRYPNDREIILGLKIQLK; from the coding sequence ATGAAACAAAATTTAAAAAAGGAAAGATCTGTTAAAGGATTTTTGCTATTGTTATTGCTGGTCTTTTCCGCTTTCACAAACACTAATTTACACGCTCAGCAGCCGATATCAGGAGTAGTTGCAGATACAGGAGGTCTTCCTGTTCCAGGCGTTAGTATTATACAAAAAGGAACTACAAATGGTGTGGTAACAGATTTTGATGGTAAATATTCATTAAAATTAATAGCAGGTGCAAAAACCCTTGTGTTTTCTTATTTAGGTTTTGAAACTCAAGAAGTAGTTGTTGGATCTAAAAGTACTATTGATGTTACTCTTAAGGATTCTGCCGAAAGTTTAGACGAAATTGTAATTATTGGCTATGCTCCAGTAAGTAGAAAAAAAGTATTAGGTTCTGTTGCAACTGTAAAGTCGGCAGAAGTTGTACAAGCTACTCCTGTAGGTGCATTTGATGCTGTACAAGGAAAACTAGCAGGTGTACAAATTTTATCAAATGGTGGCCCTGGTGGAGGTTTCGATATTCGTGTTCGTGGTGTATCTACATTTAGTTCTGGTGGTACTACTCCATTATATGTTGTGGATGGTCAGCAATTAGATGATATTGATAATATCGATCCAAATGATATAGAGTCTTTAGAAGTGTTAAAAGATGGAGCTACGGCTGCGGTTTATGGTTCTAAAGCCGCAAATGGGGTTGTGTTAATTACAACTAAATCAGGTAAAAATGGAGAGTTAAAAGTAGATATTACAAATGTAACAGGTATAAATAGCCTTGTAGGAGATTTACGTTTAGCAAATGCTAATCAAAGAATAGATTATGATAAAGCAAGTGCAAGTAATACAATAGCGTTGTCTTATAACGAGAGAGATTCTTTAAGTTTAATTAATAGAAATTCTTTTGATGTTCAAAAAATGATTACTAGACCAGCCGTAAGACAACAAACAAATGTTGCTGTTAGTGGTGGTGGAGATAAATTAAAGTTTTATTGGAATACTGGTTTTCTAAAAGAAAACGGAATTGTTATTAACAGTGGTTATAAGAGAATTAATACTCTTTTAAAAGGAGATATGACTTTTTCTAAAAAATTAAAAGTTGGTGTTAAAGTAAATTTATCTTTCGAAGAAAAGTTTGGTTTAAGTGAAGGTAGTGTGTTTACACATTTAGTACAACGTATACCATATTATCCTATTTTTGAGCCAAATGGAGAATATTCTCCAGAAATTTTTGGTCGTCAAAATCCATTAGCAGAAACCTTAATAGAAAATAAAACAAGAGATTATAGAACTCAGTTTTTTGGTTATGCTCAATTAGAATTGTTTCCTAAATTAACTCTAAAATCTACTTTTGGTATTAATAATAGGTTAAGAAAGTTTAACGGTTATGTACCTTTTATAGCCATCAACCCTAACTCATCAATACCATTTCCTCAGGTTAGAGAAACATTTACAAACAGTTATGATATTCAACAAGAAAACTTTTTAAATTATAGTAATAGTTGGGGAGACCATTCTTTAGGTGCTTTTGCAGGTGTATCAACACAAAGATATAGTGGAGAAAATTTAGATTTAGAAGCATACCTTCTTTCAGATGCAGTTCAATCTTTAAATAATATAGATGTTGCAAGTTTAAGCGTTAGAAGAGGTGCCGCAGAAAATAGTAGACATGCTTTATATGGTATGTTTGCTGGTTTTAATTATGATTATAAAAATAGATATTTATTATCAGCAACTTATAGACGAGATGGATCTTCTAGATTTGGTGAAAATAATAAATTTGGAGATTTTCCATCACTAAGTGTTGGTTGGAGAGTAAGTAATGAAGAGTTTTTAAAAGATAACAACCTTATTAGCGATTTAAAGTTAAAAGCTAGTTATGGTGTTGTAGGTAATGAGCGTATTAGTAATTACGATTTTACAGGAGCCTTAACCCCTGGTTATGTTTATAACAACATAAACGGTGTTGCGCCAACAAGATTAGGAAATCCTGATTTAAAATGGGAAGAAACTACATCTTTAAATTTAGGTTTCGAATTAGGAATGTTTAAAAATAGATTCAATTTAAATGTAGATTTATGGGAAAAGAAAACAACAGACCTACTTGCTAACCTACCGTTACCAGAAGAATCTGGTTTTAGTTCAATTAGAACAAATGTTGGGGCTATAAATAATAGAGGTATAGATGTTGCCTTAAGTGGTACAATTATAAAGAAAAAGAATTTTAGTTGGAACAGTAGTTTTAACATCTCTTATTTAGAAAACGAAGTTGTAAAACTATCTGGTGGTACTCCTTTCTTTTCAGGAAAAGGTAACTCTACTTATATTGAAGAAGGGCAGCCTCTTGGAAACATTAATGGATGGAAAAATTTAGGTGTTTTTCAATATGATGAATCTAATGCATACACACCAGAAGGAGTAAGATTAAACCCTAATTTTGATGAAACAGGTTCTTTTGTAAATTATACTTTAAATGGTGCTGAGTATACAGGTACAGTAGCGCAAATGAAAAACGCAGGTAAAGTATTATTAGGTGGAGATATTATTTGGGAAGACTTAAATAATGATTTTGATATTACTGCTGATGATAGGCAAACTATAGGAAACGGACTTGCTAATGTATTTGGTGGTTTTACAAATAATTTTAAATATAAAAATTTCGGATTTAGTTTCTTATTTGATTATAGTTTTGGTAATGATATTTATAGATACTGGGATGAAGACAGAAATGATTTAAATACCGGTGGAGAAACTCCTGGTCCAGATAGAATAGAAGGAGCATGGAGAAATCAAGGAGATGTTACTGTGTATCCTAGATTAACAAGAAGCCATACTCAAAATAGAGAAAGACCAAATAGCTTTTTTGTAACAGAAGGAGATTATATTAAATTAAGATATATTAGACTTAATTATGATGTGCCAAATACTGTAATGAGTAAGATTAAAGGTGTTAGTAAAATTTCTTTAAACCTAGCAGTAAATAATGTTTTAACTTGGACAAACTACATAGGGTTTAACCCAGAATTAGGTAGTAGAGGTAATCCTTTAGCACCTGGTATCGATGAATTAAGATACCCTAATGATCGTGAAATTATTCTTGGTTTAAAAATTCAATTAAAATAA
- a CDS encoding sulfatase family protein, whose product MMKIKFLIIVLLVSFSLTSCKPKAQERPNVLWITCEDISPYIGSYGFEQALTPNLDKLAEKGIRFTNAYSNAPVCGVARTTLLTGMYAPTTGTHNFRTNTQLPIDIPAYPKILREAGYYCTNNYKKDYNSSYETDRSLWDVSSKKAHYKTRKEGQPFFAVFNLIETHESQLATEKIKKYVADGDIPKKPRINPADIELPPYHPDVPEIREDWARLHDLITLMDKKVGNLLKELKDNNLEDNTIVFFCSDHGGMLSRSKRFLYNVGTQVPVIAYFPEKWKHLASYKPGSVEDGLVSFVDFPKTFLSILDCPVPQKMQGKIFLGKHKEEKPNYVHFYRDRMSERYDFNRAVTDGRYYLIQNFVPHRPRGRSTRYGYTVQQNWRANEESYQNGTSNAIQSQFYQPKKIVELFDTKTDPWHVNSIADKEKNATKLNELSKELDRWMLEVKDIGLIPEPMFYDLVGDGKKYATIYEYAQSTDYKIERILPIAKLAAKGKIENKTDYLSFINDQNPIIRYWGFYGIFRIAQNDKELQKILIKSIKQEEIPVNRLIAAQALALSGDDKLAFEYLDNETKNARDGYVFLFGLNALQYSHTDKYLTKKDWLAFKKQQFNTDDKIDRFGKEYSKRIINDALNLWPERRIVD is encoded by the coding sequence ATGATGAAAATTAAATTTTTAATAATTGTTTTATTAGTCTCTTTTAGTTTAACTTCTTGCAAACCGAAAGCACAAGAAAGACCAAATGTACTTTGGATTACTTGTGAAGATATAAGTCCGTATATAGGCAGTTATGGTTTTGAGCAAGCACTTACCCCTAATTTAGATAAGCTTGCAGAAAAAGGAATTAGATTTACAAATGCGTATTCTAACGCACCTGTTTGCGGAGTTGCACGTACAACCTTATTAACCGGTATGTATGCACCCACAACAGGTACACATAATTTTAGAACCAATACACAGTTACCTATAGATATCCCTGCGTATCCTAAGATATTAAGAGAGGCTGGTTATTATTGTACAAATAACTATAAAAAAGATTATAATTCTAGTTATGAAACAGATAGAAGTTTATGGGATGTTTCTAGTAAAAAAGCACACTATAAAACTAGAAAAGAGGGGCAGCCTTTTTTTGCTGTTTTTAATCTTATTGAAACCCATGAAAGCCAACTAGCAACAGAAAAAATTAAAAAATATGTGGCAGATGGAGATATTCCTAAAAAACCTAGAATTAACCCTGCAGATATAGAGTTACCACCATATCACCCAGATGTGCCAGAAATTAGAGAAGACTGGGCTAGATTACATGATTTAATTACTTTAATGGACAAAAAAGTAGGCAACCTTTTAAAAGAATTAAAAGATAATAATTTAGAAGATAACACTATTGTGTTTTTTTGTTCTGACCACGGAGGTATGTTGTCTAGATCTAAGCGATTTTTATATAATGTTGGTACTCAGGTGCCTGTTATTGCTTATTTTCCTGAAAAATGGAAGCATTTAGCGTCTTATAAACCAGGTAGTGTAGAGGATGGTTTGGTTAGTTTTGTAGATTTTCCTAAAACCTTTTTATCAATATTAGATTGCCCAGTTCCTCAAAAAATGCAGGGTAAAATATTTCTAGGAAAACACAAAGAAGAAAAACCAAATTATGTTCACTTTTACAGAGATCGTATGTCTGAACGTTATGATTTTAATAGAGCAGTTACAGATGGAAGATATTATTTAATTCAAAATTTTGTACCACATAGACCAAGAGGTCGCTCTACTAGATATGGGTATACAGTGCAACAAAACTGGAGAGCAAATGAAGAAAGTTATCAAAACGGAACCTCTAATGCCATTCAATCGCAATTTTATCAACCTAAAAAAATAGTAGAATTATTCGATACTAAGACAGATCCTTGGCATGTGAATAGTATTGCTGATAAAGAAAAAAATGCAACAAAATTAAACGAATTATCTAAAGAACTAGATCGATGGATGCTAGAAGTAAAAGATATTGGTTTAATTCCAGAACCTATGTTTTATGATTTGGTAGGAGACGGTAAAAAGTACGCTACTATTTATGAATATGCACAAAGTACAGATTATAAAATTGAAAGAATTTTGCCCATAGCTAAATTAGCCGCAAAAGGAAAAATAGAAAATAAAACAGATTATTTAAGTTTTATAAACGACCAAAATCCAATAATTAGATATTGGGGATTTTATGGTATTTTTAGAATTGCTCAAAATGATAAAGAACTTCAAAAAATATTAATTAAGAGTATCAAACAAGAAGAAATACCAGTTAATAGACTTATCGCAGCGCAAGCATTAGCACTATCTGGAGATGATAAATTAGCCTTTGAATATTTAGATAACGAAACTAAAAACGCAAGAGATGGTTACGTGTTTTTATTTGGCTTAAATGCTTTACAATACTCACATACAGATAAATATTTAACAAAAAAAGATTGGTTGGCTTTTAAAAAACAACAATTTAATACCGATGATAAAATAGACAGATTTGGTAAAGAGTATAGCAAACGTATTATTAATGATGCTTTAAATCTTTGGCCAGAGAGGAGAATTGTAGATTAA
- a CDS encoding glycoside hydrolase family 2 TIM barrel-domain containing protein gives MSKVLTFVLLSFVFVVNAQNVRHIETINDLWNFHKGTIEKPFSNNGTIGWEKVDLPHSWNKLDILDDEDGYYRGDGWYKKSLNIPEIYKDQQVFLLLEGANQVTSLYVNGKKVGKDHIGGYTAFTHDITSVLQPGANDIMIKVNNAHNDEIVPQAADFSFYGGIYRDIQLIITKPIHFEVANLGANAVFVTTPKVSKTLATVNVKSKLIRPKKGKYLVRQTLYDAKNTIVKQTVDKSSFGKEIISEFTLSNPNLWSPETPYLYKLVSEIIDKKETVLDRVENPVGFRWFHFDANKGFFINGKQTKLIGTNRHQDFYKKANAVSDEIHRNDMKLLKEMGINFLRIAHYPQDPAILEMCNKYGFVATLEIPFVDKAAANEAGKQNSINMLKEAIRFNYNNPAIVAWNLGNETTMKAPESFGEAYVKHFIDTHKSLAATIKAEDPTRASYSVFFREPAYQDQFGIRVTDIVGYNKYYGWYLNELDEIEGELRKLVKASLDLNPDKAFILSEYGGGADPRIRSYNPTRFDFSVEYQFFLHKEYMKAILKIPEIVGANVWNYADFQVEHRKDAVPHINNKGLLTADRKKKDAYYLYKALLNKKPFVAIASKGWKNRAGIADSETALVATQPFTIVGNSKDVELFVNGKSLGTKTFDFSTTTFEVPLKNGINLIEVISTQNGKILKDFASIEFTLQPKKLKSTENLFKEIAINVGSNCYFIEADNMDYLWMPDQAYVAGSFGYVGGEFLRNLSKKKNTIGTDVSVKGTDNDPIYQTQLIGIDAYKFDVPNGTYELSLLLAELKTKEDNIMDVKVNGENIWSNLNLKAQYGDDRGVAKRFLVTVENDNGITVDFKASKGKTRLSGIKLRKVN, from the coding sequence ATGAGTAAAGTTTTAACCTTCGTTCTGTTAAGTTTTGTATTTGTTGTTAATGCCCAAAACGTAAGACATATTGAAACAATTAATGATTTATGGAATTTTCATAAAGGAACTATTGAAAAGCCATTTTCTAATAATGGTACGATTGGTTGGGAAAAAGTAGACCTACCACATTCTTGGAATAAATTAGATATTCTAGATGATGAGGATGGATATTATAGAGGTGATGGATGGTATAAAAAATCATTAAATATTCCTGAAATTTATAAAGACCAACAAGTGTTTTTACTTTTAGAAGGTGCAAATCAGGTTACCTCTTTGTATGTAAACGGTAAAAAAGTAGGCAAAGATCATATTGGTGGTTATACTGCATTTACGCATGATATTACTTCGGTTTTACAACCTGGGGCAAATGATATTATGATAAAAGTAAACAATGCACATAATGATGAAATTGTTCCTCAAGCGGCAGACTTTTCTTTTTATGGAGGTATTTATAGAGATATTCAATTAATTATTACCAAACCAATACATTTTGAAGTTGCTAATTTAGGTGCAAATGCTGTTTTTGTAACAACACCTAAAGTTTCTAAAACTTTGGCTACCGTTAATGTAAAATCAAAGTTAATAAGACCCAAAAAAGGAAAATATTTGGTAAGACAAACGTTGTATGATGCTAAGAATACAATTGTAAAACAAACAGTAGATAAATCGTCTTTTGGTAAAGAAATAATAAGTGAATTTACGTTAAGTAATCCTAATTTATGGTCTCCAGAAACCCCATATTTATACAAATTAGTATCAGAAATTATAGATAAAAAAGAAACTGTTTTAGATAGAGTAGAAAATCCGGTTGGTTTTAGATGGTTTCATTTCGATGCTAACAAAGGGTTTTTTATCAACGGTAAACAAACAAAACTGATTGGTACAAACAGACATCAAGATTTTTACAAAAAAGCAAATGCTGTTAGCGATGAAATTCATAGAAATGATATGAAATTGCTAAAAGAAATGGGAATTAATTTTTTAAGAATAGCCCATTATCCGCAAGATCCAGCCATATTAGAAATGTGTAATAAATATGGTTTTGTAGCAACATTAGAAATTCCTTTTGTAGACAAAGCAGCGGCAAACGAAGCAGGTAAGCAAAACAGTATTAACATGCTAAAAGAAGCCATTCGTTTTAATTATAACAACCCTGCAATTGTAGCATGGAATTTAGGGAATGAGACTACCATGAAAGCTCCAGAAAGTTTTGGCGAAGCGTATGTAAAACATTTTATAGATACTCATAAATCTTTAGCAGCTACTATTAAAGCAGAAGATCCTACACGTGCCTCTTATTCTGTATTTTTTAGAGAGCCTGCTTATCAAGATCAATTTGGTATACGCGTAACCGATATTGTTGGATATAATAAATATTACGGTTGGTATTTAAATGAATTGGATGAAATAGAAGGAGAATTAAGAAAGCTAGTAAAAGCTTCTTTAGATTTAAACCCTGATAAAGCTTTTATTTTAAGTGAATATGGTGGAGGTGCAGACCCAAGAATTCGTTCTTACAACCCTACTAGGTTTGATTTTAGTGTAGAATACCAGTTTTTTTTACATAAAGAATATATGAAAGCAATACTAAAGATACCAGAAATTGTAGGTGCCAATGTTTGGAATTATGCAGATTTTCAGGTAGAACACCGTAAAGATGCAGTACCACATATTAATAACAAAGGGTTGCTTACCGCAGACAGAAAGAAAAAAGATGCTTACTATTTATACAAAGCATTATTAAATAAAAAGCCTTTTGTTGCTATCGCTTCTAAAGGATGGAAAAATAGAGCGGGTATTGCAGATAGCGAAACAGCACTTGTTGCTACCCAACCATTTACCATTGTAGGTAATTCTAAAGATGTAGAATTATTTGTTAACGGAAAATCTTTAGGAACTAAAACATTCGATTTTTCTACAACAACTTTTGAGGTGCCTTTAAAAAATGGAATTAATTTAATTGAAGTTATTTCTACTCAGAACGGAAAAATTTTAAAAGATTTTGCTTCTATAGAATTTACACTACAGCCTAAAAAATTAAAAAGTACAGAAAATTTGTTTAAAGAAATTGCAATAAATGTAGGTTCTAATTGTTATTTTATTGAAGCAGATAATATGGATTATTTATGGATGCCAGATCAGGCTTATGTAGCAGGAAGTTTTGGTTATGTAGGTGGTGAGTTTTTAAGAAATTTAAGTAAGAAAAAAAATACTATAGGTACAGATGTTAGTGTAAAAGGTACAGATAATGATCCTATTTATCAAACACAATTAATTGGTATTGATGCTTATAAATTTGATGTACCAAACGGAACTTACGAACTATCGTTACTTTTAGCAGAATTAAAAACTAAAGAAGACAATATTATGGATGTTAAAGTAAACGGAGAGAATATTTGGTCTAATTTAAACCTTAAGGCTCAGTATGGTGATGATAGAGGTGTTGCCAAACGTTTTTTAGTTACCGTAGAGAATGATAATGGTATTACTGTAGACTTTAAGGCTTCAAAAGGAAAAACAAGATTAAGCGGAATTAAATTAAGAAAAGTAAACTAA
- a CDS encoding RagB/SusD family nutrient uptake outer membrane protein has product MIKFRKIKISTLILSLLLGAVSCDSVLDEQPISEIGTENFWNSNADAEAGVAAIYDAFQSTYSEKYFYWGEFRSDNFVAGGNPNNDNIEIVTQSLTEDNGTLKWNLFYQIINRANSAIKNIPTISGYDKNLLAEAYALRAYVYFDAVRVWGAVPLFVEPTKSIDDAFKPKTDGDTILNDVVLADLKEAERLMEASNRDFRFSRASIFCLKAEINMYLQNYTEARKALYDMIAVGGHDLVNTPDDWIDLFYNNPSTNSNLGGRGKIQEGDELIFSIRYNASEDRDNPGVTRANRSGIMSLFFAGVPLYSISPVLERKWQDKFPIDSAGWVDKYPNVKPFIERQVEYLDENGEVKDSIAPVYGDWRYFACREGGYQSFGSRAIGEARMSKWQETNYDRNNDDTDIVIYRYAGMLLLLAEAENQLDNQTVALDLVNQVRRARVLPEVTEAEFGDTKEARENYILDERQLELLGEAKRWWDLRRTKKAIEVLNPILDTIPGATQLNEQRLLFPIHIDHLTENPNLTQTLGY; this is encoded by the coding sequence ATGATAAAATTTAGAAAAATAAAGATATCAACTTTAATATTGTCTTTGTTGCTGGGAGCAGTCTCTTGTGATAGCGTATTAGATGAACAACCTATTAGTGAGATAGGTACAGAAAATTTTTGGAATAGTAATGCAGATGCAGAGGCAGGAGTTGCAGCTATTTACGATGCGTTTCAATCTACTTACAGTGAAAAATATTTTTACTGGGGAGAATTTAGATCAGATAATTTTGTTGCTGGTGGAAACCCAAATAATGATAATATAGAAATTGTTACGCAAAGTTTAACCGAAGATAATGGAACTTTAAAATGGAATTTGTTTTATCAAATTATAAATAGAGCCAATAGTGCCATTAAAAATATACCAACAATATCTGGTTATGATAAAAATTTATTGGCAGAAGCTTATGCTTTAAGAGCGTATGTTTATTTTGATGCTGTTCGTGTTTGGGGGGCTGTGCCATTGTTTGTAGAGCCAACTAAAAGTATTGATGATGCATTTAAGCCTAAAACGGATGGAGATACAATTTTAAACGATGTAGTACTTGCAGATTTAAAGGAAGCAGAAAGATTAATGGAGGCTTCAAATAGAGATTTTAGATTTTCTAGAGCAAGTATTTTTTGCTTAAAAGCAGAAATCAATATGTACCTTCAAAACTATACAGAAGCAAGAAAAGCTTTATATGATATGATTGCTGTAGGAGGGCATGATTTAGTAAACACACCAGATGATTGGATTGATTTATTTTACAACAACCCATCTACAAATAGTAACCTAGGTGGTAGAGGTAAAATACAAGAAGGAGACGAGTTAATATTCTCAATACGTTACAACGCCAGTGAAGATAGAGATAACCCAGGTGTTACTAGAGCTAATAGATCTGGTATTATGTCTTTGTTTTTTGCGGGGGTTCCTTTATATTCAATATCACCTGTATTAGAAAGAAAATGGCAAGACAAATTTCCTATAGACTCTGCTGGTTGGGTAGATAAATATCCTAATGTTAAACCCTTTATTGAAAGACAAGTAGAGTATTTAGATGAAAATGGAGAAGTTAAAGATTCTATTGCTCCAGTTTACGGAGATTGGCGTTATTTTGCATGTAGAGAAGGTGGTTACCAATCTTTTGGATCTAGAGCTATAGGAGAAGCACGTATGTCTAAATGGCAAGAAACAAATTACGATAGAAATAATGATGATACAGATATTGTAATTTATCGTTATGCAGGTATGTTATTGTTATTAGCAGAAGCAGAAAATCAATTAGATAACCAAACAGTTGCACTAGATTTGGTAAATCAAGTTCGTAGAGCTAGAGTATTGCCAGAGGTTACTGAAGCAGAATTTGGAGATACAAAAGAAGCTAGAGAAAACTATATACTAGATGAAAGACAATTAGAACTTTTAGGAGAAGCTAAAAGATGGTGGGATTTAAGAAGAACAAAGAAAGCAATAGAAGTTTTAAATCCAATTTTAGATACCATACCAGGAGCAACTCAATTAAATGAACAAAGATTATTATTTCCTATTCATATAGATCATTTAACTGAAAACCCTAATTTAACACAAACACTAGGATATTAA